A stretch of the Chloroflexota bacterium genome encodes the following:
- the mfd gene encoding transcription-repair coupling factor, translated as MILAGLLPLIENMHDLQHLVAALRTSSWNCLRVAVIDAAKPALLACLQQGLDRPMLCITTSGQRAQQVYDQLSAWSVSPDLIHLYPAPDTLFYERIPADVNGLRQRLRSMAALAQHYGPLTNVSPPENSPIVVASAKGLMQRITPPHRFASDTPVLRQGQSLNPADMLRHWLTIGYSPATMVEEPGTFSRRGGIIDIFPLTNTEPVRIELFGENIESIRLFDPATQRSLVKVSSVLITPTLSVPSQKDRSGFEALLKLDLSRCHSEVQEEWRRDLERLERGESFAGIEFYAPYYTEATILDYLPANGLLVLDEPEGVQTAIQDLEQQATELRHELIRSGQLPSDYAVPYLGWEELSTKLRQGERVLSFAWHGDQFCGEDNLWDLRESFQNVIGYGGSLNLVMDDCRKALQDRNRVVLVTQQSKRLAELFREEELFVTSVEQIEQAPQPGTLNIVHGLVGGGFQVPDSREGLILLTDSEMFGWSKPRRAVRRRAALEATVLSDLEIGDFVVHIEHGIARYQGLTKLTSNGVEREYLLLEYAEGDRLYVPTDHSDRVSRYIGAGESLPVLHRLGSLEWMRTKERARTAVKNVAKELLELYAAREVKQGYAFAPDSPWQGELEASFPYLETPDQAQVIAEVKMDMEKSKPMDRLICGDVGYGKTEVALRAAFKAVIDGKQVAILVPTTVLAQQHFNTFRERLQPFPVRLEMLSRFRSAGEQREILQGLRLGTIDICVGTHRLIQKDVVFRDLGLVIIDEEQRFGVVHKERLKQLRKEVDVLTLTATPIPRTLHIALTGIRDMSTIETAPEDRLPIKTYVLVYDERVIREGILRELERGGQVYFVHNRVQSIYAIAEHLRRLVPEARIAIGHGQMLEEQLEKVMLDFAAGRYDVLVCSTIIESGLDIPNVNTIFVNEAYRFGLAQLYQLRGRVGRGASRAYAYFLFDRDRKLTPTAEKRLRTIFEATELGAGFRIAMKDLEIRGAGNMLGVEQHGHIAAVGFNLYCRLLAEAVRELQGKEEKELPAITLDLPLSAYLPADYIEDELQRLNLYQRLAGMGSIDRLGHIVTEVHDRFGPLPPPALNLIYLLQLRLWAAFVGIESISSVGKEIIIHLNRETKPEWRSLLQHFGNVLKIGHRQIRLSYQLASAHPPSGHLGGSGYKWMDTLQQLLESLAEGSMGTTHVAAEEYK; from the coding sequence GCCGGCTTACTCCCACTGATTGAGAACATGCACGACCTTCAGCACCTGGTAGCGGCCCTGCGCACCAGTTCCTGGAATTGTCTTCGAGTGGCTGTGATAGATGCGGCCAAACCAGCTCTTCTGGCCTGTCTCCAGCAGGGGCTTGATCGTCCAATGCTTTGTATCACAACAAGTGGACAACGTGCTCAGCAAGTTTACGACCAGCTATCAGCGTGGTCAGTTTCTCCAGACTTGATCCATTTGTACCCTGCACCCGACACCCTATTTTATGAACGCATCCCTGCCGATGTGAACGGACTGCGGCAGCGTCTCCGCAGTATGGCGGCCCTGGCCCAGCATTACGGCCCGCTGACCAATGTTTCGCCACCTGAGAACTCCCCCATCGTCGTAGCATCGGCGAAGGGCTTAATGCAAAGAATAACCCCTCCCCACCGCTTCGCCTCTGATACCCCTGTCCTAAGACAAGGGCAGTCCTTGAACCCGGCGGATATGCTCAGACATTGGCTGACCATCGGTTATTCGCCGGCCACTATGGTTGAAGAACCGGGAACGTTCAGTCGGCGTGGGGGTATCATCGATATCTTTCCCCTCACGAACACTGAGCCCGTGCGTATCGAGCTCTTCGGTGAGAATATAGAGAGCATTCGACTGTTTGATCCAGCGACCCAGCGATCCCTGGTGAAGGTATCCTCCGTTCTGATAACCCCTACGCTCTCTGTACCATCTCAAAAGGATAGGAGTGGGTTTGAGGCATTACTGAAGCTCGATCTCTCGCGCTGCCATTCAGAGGTACAAGAGGAATGGCGCCGGGATCTGGAGCGACTTGAGCGGGGGGAGTCATTCGCGGGGATTGAGTTCTACGCGCCATACTATACGGAGGCTACCATTCTTGATTATCTTCCGGCCAATGGGCTGCTGGTACTCGATGAGCCAGAAGGCGTGCAAACAGCTATCCAAGACCTGGAGCAGCAGGCAACCGAGTTGCGCCATGAGCTTATCCGAAGTGGGCAATTGCCCAGCGATTATGCTGTCCCTTACCTCGGCTGGGAAGAGCTCTCCACCAAATTAAGGCAAGGGGAACGTGTATTGAGCTTCGCCTGGCACGGGGATCAATTCTGTGGGGAGGATAACCTTTGGGATCTCCGGGAGAGTTTTCAGAATGTCATCGGCTATGGGGGAAGTCTCAATCTGGTTATGGATGATTGTCGGAAGGCTCTTCAAGATCGGAATAGGGTGGTGCTGGTCACGCAACAGTCCAAACGGCTGGCGGAGCTATTCCGAGAGGAGGAGCTTTTTGTCACATCTGTAGAACAGATTGAGCAAGCACCCCAGCCAGGTACGTTAAATATTGTTCATGGTTTGGTGGGTGGGGGGTTTCAGGTACCCGATAGTCGAGAGGGGCTCATTCTGCTCACAGACAGCGAAATGTTTGGATGGTCCAAGCCAAGGCGGGCGGTGCGCCGACGGGCTGCCCTTGAAGCGACTGTGTTGAGCGATTTAGAGATCGGTGACTTTGTGGTGCATATCGAGCATGGCATAGCTCGCTATCAAGGACTGACAAAACTGACCTCGAATGGGGTTGAGCGAGAATACCTGCTCTTGGAATATGCGGAGGGCGATCGCCTCTATGTTCCTACTGATCACTCCGATCGTGTGAGCCGTTATATTGGAGCTGGCGAATCTCTCCCAGTCTTACACCGCTTGGGCAGCCTGGAGTGGATGCGGACGAAAGAGCGTGCGAGAACAGCGGTCAAGAATGTTGCGAAGGAGCTGCTGGAACTTTATGCGGCGCGTGAGGTGAAACAGGGGTATGCCTTCGCTCCGGATAGCCCCTGGCAGGGTGAGCTGGAAGCATCCTTTCCCTATTTAGAGACGCCTGATCAGGCCCAGGTCATCGCTGAAGTCAAAATGGATATGGAAAAGAGTAAACCTATGGATCGCCTGATTTGTGGTGATGTCGGCTATGGTAAGACAGAGGTGGCTCTCCGGGCGGCCTTCAAGGCCGTTATAGACGGTAAGCAGGTAGCCATCTTAGTACCGACTACCGTCCTTGCTCAACAGCATTTCAATACGTTTCGAGAACGTCTCCAGCCTTTCCCCGTCCGTCTGGAAATGTTGTCTCGCTTTCGCTCTGCGGGGGAGCAAAGGGAAATCCTTCAGGGTTTGCGGCTGGGGACCATTGACATCTGCGTTGGTACGCATCGCTTAATCCAAAAGGATGTTGTATTTAGGGATCTGGGCTTAGTGATCATCGACGAAGAACAGCGGTTTGGTGTCGTGCATAAGGAGCGCTTGAAGCAGCTGCGAAAAGAGGTAGATGTACTTACCCTGACGGCGACGCCAATTCCACGCACGCTGCATATAGCCCTTACTGGCATCCGTGATATGAGCACGATAGAAACTGCTCCGGAGGATCGTCTTCCCATCAAAACTTACGTTTTGGTGTACGATGAAAGAGTCATTCGAGAGGGCATATTGCGAGAGTTGGAGCGCGGGGGCCAGGTTTATTTTGTGCACAACCGAGTGCAAAGTATATATGCCATTGCTGAGCACCTGCGCCGATTAGTTCCTGAGGCGCGCATTGCTATCGGACATGGACAAATGCTCGAAGAGCAGCTGGAAAAAGTGATGCTGGATTTCGCCGCCGGCCGGTATGACGTGCTCGTTTGTAGTACCATAATCGAGTCGGGCTTGGATATCCCGAACGTGAACACCATCTTTGTGAACGAAGCATATCGTTTTGGATTAGCACAGCTGTACCAGCTGCGCGGTCGCGTTGGTCGAGGGGCAAGCCGGGCCTACGCTTATTTCTTGTTTGATAGAGACAGAAAACTCACCCCGACGGCAGAGAAACGCCTGAGAACCATCTTTGAGGCCACCGAATTGGGGGCAGGATTTCGGATCGCCATGAAGGACTTGGAGATCCGAGGGGCTGGGAACATGCTTGGGGTGGAACAACATGGGCATATCGCCGCTGTTGGTTTTAATCTTTATTGTCGTCTTCTAGCTGAGGCCGTGCGGGAGTTACAGGGCAAGGAAGAGAAGGAACTCCCAGCTATCACTTTGGATCTACCTTTGAGCGCTTATCTGCCAGCTGATTATATTGAGGATGAACTGCAGCGCTTGAATCTCTATCAGCGACTGGCGGGCATGGGAAGTATAGACCGGCTTGGCCATATCGTCACCGAGGTGCACGATCGCTTCGGGCCCTTGCCGCCGCCAGCCCTCAATTTGATTTATCTGCTGCAACTCAGGCTATGGGCTGCCTTCGTGGGGATAGAGTCCATTTCCAGTGTTGGCAAGGAAATCATCATTCACCTGAACAGAGAGACCAAGCCAGAATGGCGTTCGCTTTTGCAACACTTTGGAAATGTCCTGAAAATAGGACACAGACAGATAAGGCTCAGCTACCAGTTAGCATCGGCGCATCCGCCTTCCGGCCATTTGGGGGGATCAGGGTACAAATGGATGGATACCTTGCAGCAGCTGCTGGAGTCTTTGGCTGAAGGGTCTATGGGCACAACGCACGTAGCAGCTGAGGAGTATAAGTAA